A region of Roseobacter litoralis Och 149 DNA encodes the following proteins:
- a CDS encoding TRAP transporter large permease: MTILLILGCLFGLLLVGVPVAFALGGMGLGMLLLGGFSPLMAPQSLLSTLDGFILLAVPLFLLMSNLLLKGGVGRDLFAAVQAWVGHWPGGLAVATILSCALFAAISGSSVATAATIGTVAIPEMINRGYEKRFVYGLLAAGGTLGILIPPSIPMIVYGFVTEQSVIALFLAGIGPGAVLVTLFVLFAMLHARLWGGYTPVPKASMRERATASKRALPSVALAALVIVGLYSGAFTPTEAAAIGFAAALLITVFWLRTMTLAKFWEAVRESAITTAAILLIVAGAKIFGKAIALYRIPQDISAFLAQTIDGPIMFILVVSVVLLLMGLVFEALSMILIMTPVLLPAAMGLGFDPIWFGIYMVIMVECALITPPVGLNLYVIQSVARATLADVARGVWPFLMLMLFTVGILYVVPDLALYIPFKW; this comes from the coding sequence ATGACGATCCTGCTTATTCTGGGGTGCCTTTTCGGGCTCTTGCTGGTCGGGGTGCCGGTCGCCTTTGCGCTGGGTGGCATGGGGCTTGGCATGCTGCTGCTGGGCGGCTTTTCACCGCTCATGGCGCCGCAATCGCTGCTCTCGACCTTGGATGGCTTCATCCTTCTGGCGGTGCCGCTGTTTCTGCTGATGTCGAACCTGCTGCTCAAGGGCGGCGTCGGGCGTGATCTATTCGCCGCCGTTCAGGCTTGGGTCGGGCACTGGCCCGGTGGCCTTGCGGTCGCCACGATCCTAAGCTGCGCGCTCTTTGCCGCCATTTCCGGTTCTTCAGTTGCGACGGCTGCCACGATTGGCACGGTGGCCATTCCGGAAATGATAAACCGCGGATATGAAAAACGCTTTGTCTACGGGTTGCTGGCGGCGGGCGGCACGCTGGGCATTCTCATACCGCCCTCCATTCCGATGATCGTCTATGGTTTTGTGACCGAGCAATCGGTGATTGCGCTGTTTCTGGCAGGCATCGGGCCGGGGGCTGTGCTGGTCACACTCTTTGTCCTTTTTGCCATGTTGCATGCGCGCCTGTGGGGCGGGTACACGCCGGTGCCCAAGGCGTCGATGCGCGAACGCGCGACAGCCTCAAAGCGCGCCCTGCCGTCTGTGGCGCTTGCGGCTCTTGTCATCGTGGGTCTCTATTCCGGGGCGTTCACCCCCACAGAAGCGGCTGCGATTGGCTTTGCTGCGGCCCTGTTGATCACCGTATTCTGGTTGCGCACCATGACGCTGGCCAAATTCTGGGAAGCGGTGCGCGAATCCGCGATCACCACAGCGGCGATCCTGTTGATCGTGGCGGGGGCGAAAATCTTTGGCAAGGCCATCGCCCTGTATCGCATCCCGCAGGATATTTCGGCATTCCTTGCCCAGACCATAGACGGGCCGATCATGTTCATTCTGGTCGTCTCGGTCGTGCTGTTGTTGATGGGGCTGGTGTTTGAAGCCCTGTCGATGATCCTGATCATGACGCCGGTGCTGCTGCCCGCGGCGATGGGTCTGGGATTCGATCCGATCTGGTTCGGCATCTACATGGTGATCATGGTGGAATGTGCCCTGATCACGCCGCCGGTGGGTCTAAACCTCTATGTCATACAATCGGTTGCGCGCGCCACCTTGGCGGATGTTGCACGCGGGGTCTGGCCGTTCCTGATGCTGATGTTGTTCACGGTTGGCATCCTTTATGTGGTGCCGGATCTGGCGCTTTATATCCCTTTCAAATGGTGA
- a CDS encoding NADH:flavin oxidoreductase gives MSKDPLMQPFQLKHLTLKNRIMTTSHEPAYPEDGMPKERYRAYHEERAKAGLALAMTAGSAAVSKDSPPVFNNVLAYKDEVVPWITDLTDACHAHGCAVMIQLTHLGRRTTWNKGDWLPSLSSSRHREPAHRAFPKLIEDWDIDRVITDFADAAERMQAGGMDGIELQVYGHLMDQFWSPLTNDLSGPYGADTLENRMRFPLDVLGAIRKRVGEDFIIGFRFTADEVQKDGITPEEGLRISKILADDGRLDFLNVIRGRIHTDPAMVDVIPVQGMSNAPHLDFAGAVKKATGLPTFHAAKIPDVATARHAVANGLLDMVGMTRAHMADPHIVQKIREGREDDIRPCVGATFCLDRIYQGGEALCIHNAATGRELSMPHVIAPAPGPRHIVIVGAGPAGLEAARVAAERGHVVTVFEAQADPGGQIRLTIQNPRRRDMISIIDWRMAQCAARDVRFHFNTWAEPETITDLNPDVVIVATGGLPNTELFEAGRDTPHVISSWEMIAGDVKPADHVLIYDESGDHPGLQAAETAALAGAKVEVMTPDRVFAPDIMAMNLTPYMRALQDKDVTFTVTRRLLDVARNGNKLRATIGTDYSDHSYQTDYDQIVVNYGTFPLDELYHALKPNSSNLGAVDYDALIAGGVQNVNTNPDGAFQLFRIGDAVSARNTHAAIYDALRLVKDL, from the coding sequence ATGTCAAAAGATCCGTTGATGCAACCCTTTCAACTCAAACATCTGACGTTGAAGAACCGCATCATGACAACCAGCCATGAACCTGCCTATCCCGAAGACGGCATGCCCAAGGAACGCTACCGCGCCTATCACGAAGAACGCGCCAAGGCCGGGCTTGCCCTTGCGATGACCGCAGGTTCGGCGGCGGTGTCCAAAGACAGCCCGCCGGTGTTCAACAACGTTCTGGCCTATAAGGATGAGGTGGTGCCATGGATCACCGATCTGACCGATGCCTGCCATGCGCATGGCTGTGCTGTGATGATCCAGCTAACCCATCTTGGACGGCGCACGACGTGGAACAAAGGCGACTGGTTGCCCTCCCTTTCATCCTCGCGCCACCGCGAACCTGCGCATCGTGCCTTTCCCAAACTGATCGAAGACTGGGATATTGACCGGGTGATCACCGATTTCGCCGACGCAGCCGAGCGGATGCAGGCCGGTGGCATGGATGGGATCGAATTGCAGGTCTATGGCCATCTGATGGACCAGTTCTGGTCACCGCTCACGAACGATCTGTCCGGTCCCTACGGTGCCGACACGTTGGAAAACCGGATGCGGTTTCCGCTGGATGTCTTGGGGGCCATTCGAAAACGCGTGGGTGAAGATTTCATCATTGGCTTTCGTTTTACCGCCGATGAGGTGCAAAAAGATGGAATTACCCCCGAAGAGGGCCTGCGCATTTCAAAAATCCTCGCCGATGATGGGCGTCTCGATTTCCTGAATGTGATCCGGGGGCGCATACACACGGACCCTGCGATGGTCGACGTGATCCCGGTGCAGGGCATGAGCAATGCGCCACATCTTGATTTCGCCGGGGCGGTCAAAAAGGCGACCGGCCTGCCCACATTCCACGCCGCCAAAATCCCCGATGTGGCGACTGCGCGACATGCGGTGGCAAACGGGCTGCTCGATATGGTCGGGATGACGCGGGCGCATATGGCTGACCCGCATATTGTCCAGAAGATCCGCGAGGGACGCGAGGACGATATACGCCCTTGCGTCGGGGCCACCTTTTGTCTGGATCGGATTTATCAGGGCGGCGAGGCGCTGTGCATTCACAACGCAGCCACCGGGCGCGAACTCTCCATGCCGCACGTCATAGCCCCGGCCCCTGGCCCACGCCATATTGTGATTGTCGGCGCAGGCCCGGCAGGGCTTGAGGCCGCCCGTGTCGCCGCCGAGCGCGGGCACGTTGTCACGGTCTTTGAGGCGCAAGCCGATCCCGGTGGGCAAATCCGGCTGACCATCCAGAACCCGCGCCGCCGCGATATGATTTCAATCATCGACTGGCGCATGGCCCAATGTGCCGCGCGCGATGTGCGTTTTCATTTCAACACATGGGCCGAACCTGAAACCATCACCGACCTGAATCCGGATGTGGTGATCGTGGCGACGGGCGGCCTGCCAAACACCGAACTTTTCGAGGCTGGCCGCGACACACCCCATGTGATCAGCAGTTGGGAGATGATCGCAGGCGATGTGAAACCGGCCGATCACGTTTTGATCTATGATGAAAGCGGCGACCATCCGGGGCTGCAAGCCGCCGAAACAGCCGCCTTAGCGGGCGCAAAAGTCGAGGTAATGACGCCTGATCGCGTGTTTGCGCCCGACATCATGGCGATGAACCTGACGCCTTATATGCGCGCGCTGCAGGACAAGGACGTCACCTTTACCGTGACGCGCCGCCTGCTGGATGTGGCGCGCAATGGCAACAAGTTACGTGCCACAATCGGGACGGATTACAGCGATCACAGCTATCAGACCGATTACGACCAGATCGTTGTGAACTATGGGACCTTCCCGCTGGATGAGCTTTACCACGCGCTGAAACCAAACAGCAGCAACCTTGGCGCGGTGGATTATGACGCGCTGATCGCGGGCGGGGTGCAGAATGTGAACACCAACCCCGATGGCGCGTTTCAGCTTTTCCGGATCGGGGATGCGGTTTCGGCCCGCAACACACATGCGGCGATTTACGACGCCCTACGGCTGGTCAAGGACTTGTGA
- the katG gene encoding catalase/peroxidase HPI has protein sequence MDGNNVDPTGGCPVMHGGNTAMDKPVTKWWPNALNLDILHQHGARTNPMDADYDHRAAVKALDFEAVKADVKALMTQDQDWWPADWGHYGGLMIRLAWHSAGTYRMQDGRGGAGSGNIRFAPLNSWPDNASLDKARRLLWPVKKKYGNALSWADLIILSGNMAYESMGLKTFGFGFGRADIWGPETDVYWGAENEWLAPSENRYGDLDDASTLENPLAAVHMGLIYVNPEGVNGQPDPARTAQHVRETFARMAMDDEETAALTCGGHTVGKAHGRGAVDGIGVEPEAAGLEAQGFGWSNPGHSGKATNAFTSGIEGAWTTHPTQWDMGYFKLLFGYEWQLTKSPAGAWQWEPIDIKEEDMPVDPTDPLKRHQPMMTDADMAMKVDPIYNEICQKFMADPEYFADVFGRAWFKLTHRDMGPKANYIGPDVPAEDLIWQDPIPAGSTDYDVAAVKAHIADSGLSAADMIATAWDSARTFRGSDKRGGANGARIRLAPQKDWAGNEPERLAKVLGILEPIAAESGASVADVIVLAGNVGLEQSIKAAGFDVDVPFAQGRGDATADQTDAASFDVLEPLCDGFRNWQKVDYAVSAEEMMLDKAQLLGLTAAEMTVLVGGMRVLGVNHGNAKHGVFTDREGQLTPDFFTNLTDMAYSWHPVDGENTYEIRDRATGAVKWTATSADLVFGSNSVLRAYAEVYAQDDNAEKFARDFVAAWTKVMNADRFDLAA, from the coding sequence ATGGACGGAAATAACGTAGATCCAACCGGCGGATGCCCTGTGATGCATGGCGGTAACACGGCGATGGACAAGCCCGTGACCAAATGGTGGCCCAATGCGCTGAACCTCGACATCCTGCACCAGCATGGTGCGCGCACCAACCCGATGGACGCGGACTACGACCATCGTGCGGCGGTCAAGGCGCTTGATTTCGAAGCGGTCAAGGCGGATGTCAAAGCGCTGATGACGCAGGATCAGGATTGGTGGCCTGCGGATTGGGGACACTACGGTGGCTTGATGATCCGGTTGGCGTGGCACTCGGCGGGCACATACCGCATGCAGGATGGCCGTGGCGGTGCGGGATCGGGGAACATCCGCTTTGCGCCCCTGAATTCATGGCCTGACAACGCCAGCCTCGACAAGGCGCGTCGCCTGTTGTGGCCTGTCAAAAAGAAATACGGCAACGCGCTCAGCTGGGCCGATCTGATCATCCTGTCCGGTAACATGGCCTATGAATCCATGGGCCTGAAGACCTTTGGCTTCGGCTTTGGCCGCGCGGACATCTGGGGCCCGGAGACGGACGTTTATTGGGGTGCTGAAAACGAATGGCTGGCGCCAAGCGAAAACCGCTATGGTGATCTGGACGATGCGTCCACCCTGGAAAACCCCCTGGCGGCGGTTCACATGGGTCTGATTTATGTGAACCCTGAGGGCGTGAACGGACAACCTGATCCGGCACGTACCGCACAGCATGTGCGTGAGACCTTTGCGCGCATGGCGATGGATGACGAGGAAACCGCAGCCCTGACATGTGGCGGGCATACCGTGGGCAAGGCACACGGGCGCGGTGCTGTCGATGGCATCGGCGTTGAACCCGAAGCGGCCGGGCTTGAAGCGCAGGGCTTTGGCTGGTCAAACCCCGGGCATTCGGGCAAGGCGACAAACGCCTTCACCTCCGGTATCGAAGGGGCGTGGACCACGCATCCGACGCAATGGGACATGGGCTATTTCAAACTGCTCTTCGGGTATGAGTGGCAGTTGACCAAATCCCCCGCCGGTGCATGGCAGTGGGAGCCGATCGACATCAAGGAAGAAGACATGCCGGTCGATCCGACCGACCCTTTAAAACGTCACCAGCCCATGATGACCGATGCGGATATGGCGATGAAAGTCGACCCGATCTACAACGAAATCTGCCAGAAGTTCATGGCCGATCCGGAGTATTTCGCGGACGTCTTCGGACGCGCATGGTTCAAGCTGACGCACCGCGATATGGGACCAAAGGCGAACTACATCGGTCCGGATGTGCCTGCAGAAGACCTGATCTGGCAAGACCCCATCCCGGCAGGCAGCACGGACTATGACGTCGCTGCCGTCAAGGCGCACATTGCCGACTCCGGTCTGTCTGCGGCTGATATGATCGCAACCGCGTGGGACAGCGCGCGCACCTTCCGCGGTTCTGACAAGCGGGGCGGTGCCAATGGCGCGCGCATTCGTCTTGCGCCGCAAAAGGACTGGGCCGGCAACGAGCCTGAGCGTCTGGCGAAAGTGCTCGGCATTCTTGAGCCGATCGCTGCGGAAAGCGGTGCCTCTGTTGCGGATGTGATCGTTCTGGCCGGGAATGTGGGGCTTGAGCAATCCATCAAAGCCGCAGGGTTTGACGTTGACGTACCTTTCGCCCAAGGACGCGGCGATGCAACGGCAGATCAAACCGATGCTGCATCCTTTGATGTGCTGGAGCCGCTGTGCGATGGTTTCCGCAATTGGCAAAAGGTGGACTACGCAGTCAGTGCCGAGGAAATGATGCTGGACAAGGCGCAATTGCTGGGGTTGACAGCTGCGGAAATGACCGTCCTGGTGGGTGGCATGCGTGTGCTGGGCGTCAATCACGGCAACGCGAAACATGGTGTCTTTACCGACCGTGAGGGGCAGCTGACGCCTGACTTTTTCACCAACCTGACAGATATGGCCTATAGCTGGCATCCGGTGGACGGGGAGAACACCTACGAAATCCGCGACCGGGCCACGGGTGCGGTGAAGTGGACAGCGACAAGCGCAGATCTGGTGTTCGGTTCTAACTCGGTTCTGCGCGCCTACGCCGAGGTCTATGCACAGGATGACAACGCCGAAAAATTCGCGCGTGATTTCGTTGCAGCCTGGACCAAGGTAATGAACGCGGACCGCTTCGATCTGGCGGCCTAA
- a CDS encoding isocitrate lyase/PEP mutase family protein, whose translation MNAAKTLRTLLAQDKCHVMPCCFDALSAKLIAQEGYDLTFMSGFAASASRIGAPDLGLMSYGEVVDQARNIANAIDIPLIGDGDTGYGNAMNVRRTVTGFAQAGCASVMIEDQLAPKRCGHTPGKAVVARQEAYDRIKAAVDARDALREDGGDILILARTDARHEHGLSEAIERAAVFAELGADILFVEAPKSTTEMQEICSNLPGPKMANIVEGGETPDLPNAALHDIGYSIAAYPLSLMAAAMQAMVTSLRAMRADQRPGLMDFGELRSRIGFDDYYAASQAYASSKRD comes from the coding sequence ATGAATGCTGCGAAAACGCTCCGTACCTTGCTGGCGCAGGATAAATGCCATGTGATGCCGTGTTGTTTTGACGCGCTCTCGGCCAAGCTGATCGCGCAGGAGGGGTATGATCTGACCTTCATGTCCGGCTTTGCCGCCTCCGCCAGCCGGATCGGCGCGCCGGATCTGGGCTTGATGAGCTATGGCGAAGTCGTGGATCAGGCCCGCAACATCGCCAATGCCATCGACATTCCGCTGATCGGGGATGGCGATACGGGCTATGGCAATGCGATGAACGTGCGCCGCACGGTGACGGGGTTTGCGCAAGCCGGTTGTGCGTCGGTGATGATCGAAGACCAGCTTGCCCCGAAAAGATGCGGGCACACGCCGGGTAAGGCCGTCGTGGCGCGCCAGGAGGCATATGACAGGATCAAGGCGGCGGTGGATGCGCGCGATGCCTTGCGCGAAGACGGCGGCGACATACTGATCCTTGCCCGCACGGATGCGCGTCATGAACACGGGCTGTCAGAGGCGATCGAACGGGCGGCGGTCTTTGCCGAACTTGGCGCGGATATCCTGTTCGTGGAGGCCCCTAAATCCACCACAGAGATGCAGGAGATCTGCTCAAACCTGCCCGGTCCCAAGATGGCGAATATCGTCGAAGGTGGGGAAACACCGGATTTGCCAAATGCGGCCCTGCATGACATCGGCTATTCCATCGCGGCCTATCCGCTGTCGCTGATGGCGGCGGCGATGCAGGCGATGGTCACATCGTTGCGCGCAATGCGCGCGGATCAGCGGCCCGGATTGATGGATTTTGGCGAGCTGCGCAGCCGGATCGGGTTTGACGATTACTATGCAGCGTCGCAAGCCTATGCGTCCTCAAAGCGCGACTGA
- a CDS encoding GMC family oxidoreductase, whose product MTAPFDLTDDSVIVVIGTGAGGGVLANELAQKGISVVALEAGGRYLPEDYVNDEWESFGQLAWLDPRTTSGDWRVAKDFSGLPAWIVKAVGGATTHWAGASLRFQEHEWKAATTYGNVQGASLLDWPIDAAEMAPWYALAEEKLGVTRTGDRPGLPGNNNYLVFEKGAKALGYTEVSTGRMAIQSTDGGERSACQQTGFCFQGCKWGAKWSTAYADIPQGEATGNLEVRERAHVARILHDDAGKVSGVEYFDADGNLQMQKARAVCVAGNSFESPRMLLNSATSMFPDGLANSSGQVGRNYMRHMTGSVYATFDQPVKMWRGTTMAGIIQDEARHDPSRGFVGGYELETLALGLPFMAAFLDPGAWGREFTSALDAYENMAGMWIVGEDMPQETNRVTLNHDVTDQYGLPVANVHFDDHPNDIAMRNHAYQQGQAVYDAVGATRTFPTPPYPSTHNLGTNRMSENARDGVVNKWGQTHDIPNLFISDGSQFTTGAAENPTLTIVALAIRQADHMAREMSAGNL is encoded by the coding sequence ATGACGGCACCTTTTGATCTCACCGACGACAGCGTTATTGTCGTCATCGGAACAGGCGCGGGCGGCGGCGTTCTGGCAAATGAACTGGCGCAAAAAGGCATCAGCGTTGTCGCGCTGGAAGCTGGCGGGCGCTACCTGCCCGAGGACTATGTCAACGACGAATGGGAAAGCTTTGGGCAACTGGCCTGGCTGGACCCGCGCACGACATCGGGCGACTGGCGCGTGGCCAAGGATTTTTCCGGCCTGCCTGCGTGGATCGTCAAAGCGGTGGGCGGCGCGACGACCCATTGGGCGGGGGCAAGCCTGCGCTTTCAGGAACACGAATGGAAGGCTGCGACCACCTATGGCAACGTGCAGGGCGCAAGCCTGCTGGATTGGCCGATTGATGCGGCGGAAATGGCGCCATGGTATGCGCTGGCCGAGGAAAAGCTGGGCGTGACACGCACCGGCGACCGACCGGGCCTGCCGGGCAACAACAACTACCTTGTGTTCGAAAAGGGCGCCAAGGCGCTGGGATACACCGAAGTGAGTACAGGGCGCATGGCGATCCAGTCGACAGATGGTGGCGAACGCAGCGCGTGTCAGCAAACCGGGTTTTGCTTTCAAGGCTGCAAATGGGGGGCCAAATGGTCAACGGCCTATGCCGATATCCCGCAAGGTGAAGCGACCGGCAACCTCGAAGTGCGCGAACGGGCCCATGTGGCGCGCATCCTGCACGATGACGCAGGCAAAGTCTCGGGCGTTGAATATTTCGACGCGGACGGCAACCTGCAAATGCAAAAGGCGCGCGCCGTCTGTGTTGCAGGCAACTCGTTCGAAAGCCCGCGCATGTTGTTGAACTCGGCGACGTCGATGTTCCCGGATGGGCTGGCCAATTCCTCCGGTCAGGTGGGGCGCAATTACATGCGTCACATGACAGGGTCGGTCTATGCAACCTTTGATCAGCCGGTCAAGATGTGGCGCGGCACGACCATGGCAGGCATCATTCAGGACGAAGCCCGCCATGACCCAAGCCGCGGTTTCGTCGGCGGCTATGAGCTTGAGACGCTCGCGCTCGGCCTGCCGTTCATGGCCGCCTTCCTTGATCCCGGCGCATGGGGCCGCGAGTTTACCTCCGCGCTTGATGCCTATGAGAATATGGCAGGCATGTGGATTGTGGGCGAAGACATGCCGCAGGAAACCAACCGCGTGACACTCAACCACGACGTCACGGATCAATACGGCCTGCCGGTGGCAAATGTGCACTTTGATGACCACCCCAATGATATCGCGATGCGCAATCACGCCTATCAGCAGGGGCAGGCCGTCTATGATGCGGTCGGGGCCACGCGCACCTTCCCGACGCCGCCATATCCGTCAACGCATAACCTTGGCACCAACCGGATGTCGGAAAATGCCCGCGACGGGGTGGTGAACAAATGGGGTCAGACCCATGACATCCCGAACCTGTTCATCTCTGATGGCTCGCAGTTCACGACGGGGGCGGCCGAAAACCCCACGCTGACCATCGTGGCACTGGCCATCCGGCAGGCCGATCACATGGCGCGCGAGATGTCCGCCGGAAACCTGTAA
- a CDS encoding twin-arginine translocation signal domain-containing protein — MTTTTGPKGLTRRQLLSRATAAGASFVVGAGFLAAPDGAWAMETTELQPETFATLVQMARDIYPHDKVGDAFYVVAVKGYDTAEAAQAVEDGIAALNAAAAGKGHASYLDIGWERDRVDILRGMEDSAFFQQVRGGLVTGLYNQKAVWPIFGYEGSSYEFGGYIDRGFNDINWL; from the coding sequence ATGACAACCACAACCGGCCCGAAAGGGCTTACCCGACGCCAGCTTTTGTCACGTGCGACAGCTGCGGGGGCTTCATTTGTTGTCGGCGCGGGGTTTCTTGCCGCACCCGATGGGGCATGGGCGATGGAAACGACCGAGCTGCAACCGGAAACCTTTGCGACACTGGTGCAAATGGCGCGCGATATCTATCCGCATGACAAGGTGGGAGATGCCTTTTACGTGGTGGCCGTGAAAGGCTATGACACCGCCGAGGCCGCACAGGCGGTTGAAGACGGCATTGCCGCGCTGAATGCGGCGGCGGCAGGCAAAGGGCATGCCAGTTACCTCGACATTGGCTGGGAACGCGACCGGGTCGACATCCTGCGCGGCATGGAGGACAGCGCGTTCTTTCAGCAGGTCCGCGGCGGCCTTGTGACCGGGCTTTATAATCAGAAAGCGGTCTGGCCGATCTTTGGCTACGAGGGCTCTTCTTATGAATTCGGCGGCTATATCGACCGCGGATTCAATGACATCAACTGGCTATAA
- a CDS encoding VOC family protein, which yields MAKAIHSMIRVRDEAASVRFYDTAFGLKVADRLDFTNFTLLYLSNPETSFELELTVNKDRTEPYDLGDGYGHLAVSVTDIESEHARFEAAGLSPRKIVEFAPDGEVIAHFFFVADPDGYEIEVLERGGRYL from the coding sequence TTGGCCAAAGCCATTCATTCCATGATCCGGGTGCGTGACGAAGCTGCATCCGTTCGCTTTTACGATACCGCATTCGGGTTGAAAGTCGCAGACCGGCTGGATTTCACCAATTTCACGCTGCTTTATCTCAGCAATCCGGAAACCAGTTTCGAACTTGAACTGACAGTAAACAAAGACCGCACAGAACCTTACGACCTTGGCGATGGCTATGGCCATTTGGCGGTGTCGGTCACGGATATCGAAAGCGAACACGCCCGATTTGAGGCGGCAGGCTTGTCACCGCGAAAGATCGTGGAATTTGCGCCCGATGGGGAAGTCATCGCGCACTTTTTCTTTGTGGCCGATCCGGATGGCTACGAGATCGAAGTGCTTGAGCGCGGTGGGCGCTATCTGTAA
- a CDS encoding ribbon-helix-helix domain-containing protein gives MCDVFAGQDPERYSCTTRRLRLNGQSTSIRLENAFWEVIDEIAQSEGTTAPCFISKLHTEVLEKRGEPKNFTSLLRCACLKFTEMNPDRKSLTLAAE, from the coding sequence ATGTGCGACGTTTTTGCCGGACAGGATCCGGAACGATATAGCTGCACCACACGCCGGTTGCGGCTGAATGGGCAAAGCACCAGCATCAGGCTGGAGAATGCCTTCTGGGAAGTGATTGACGAAATCGCGCAGAGCGAGGGCACAACCGCCCCCTGTTTCATTTCAAAGCTGCACACCGAAGTGCTGGAAAAACGCGGGGAACCAAAGAATTTCACCTCACTGCTGCGCTGCGCCTGCCTGAAGTTCACCGAGATGAACCCGGACCGCAAAAGCCTGACGCTGGCTGCTGAATAG
- a CDS encoding hydrogen peroxide-inducible genes activator — protein MIGLTLKQLRYFDALARHKHFGRAADSCAITQPALSLQIKELEALVGAPLVERATREIRLTALGSDFITRTRKILLSIDELDELARAAQGPLAGRLRLGVIPTVAPYLLPAIMTSFAERFADLDVELRESVTQALIQDLLEARLDLAIVALPISEPALQEFALFEEDFVLVRPPQDAGKPVPSPEMLQEMRLLLLEEGHCFRDQALSFCKSVDAHPRQMMEGSSLSTLVQMVGAGIGVTLIPEMALSLETRSADVAVARFPKPGPSRTIGMVWRKTNPLSDQLMQIGAIVRGVGQQARDTHPLPPASGAKSMP, from the coding sequence ATGATTGGCCTCACCCTGAAACAGCTCAGATATTTCGACGCCCTCGCCCGCCACAAACATTTTGGGCGGGCCGCTGACTCCTGTGCCATCACGCAGCCAGCCCTGTCCTTGCAGATCAAGGAGCTCGAAGCATTGGTGGGCGCGCCGCTGGTTGAACGGGCGACGCGCGAAATTCGCCTGACGGCCTTGGGGTCGGATTTCATCACCAGGACCCGCAAAATTCTGCTGAGTATCGATGAGCTGGACGAACTCGCCCGCGCGGCCCAAGGCCCGCTTGCGGGTCGGCTCAGGCTCGGGGTCATTCCAACCGTCGCCCCCTATCTTTTACCTGCGATCATGACGTCATTTGCAGAGCGGTTTGCCGACCTTGATGTCGAATTACGCGAATCCGTGACGCAAGCCCTGATTCAGGACCTTTTGGAGGCCCGGTTGGATCTGGCAATTGTGGCGCTGCCGATTTCGGAACCGGCGCTGCAGGAATTTGCGCTCTTTGAAGAGGATTTCGTGCTGGTCCGCCCGCCGCAGGATGCAGGAAAACCCGTCCCAAGCCCGGAAATGCTGCAGGAGATGCGCCTGTTGCTGCTTGAAGAGGGTCATTGTTTTCGCGATCAGGCCCTGTCCTTTTGCAAATCGGTCGACGCGCACCCCCGCCAGATGATGGAGGGCAGTTCGCTCTCGACGCTTGTGCAGATGGTCGGGGCGGGCATCGGTGTCACCTTGATCCCCGAAATGGCTCTGTCGCTGGAAACGCGGTCTGCGGATGTGGCGGTTGCGCGCTTTCCCAAACCCGGCCCGTCGCGCACCATTGGCATGGTCTGGCGCAAAACCAACCCCCTGTCCGACCAGCTGATGCAGATTGGGGCCATCGTGCGCGGGGTTGGGCAGCAAGCACGTGATACGCACCCCCTGCCCCCGGCCAGCGGCGCAAAAAGCATGCCCTGA